One region of Chlamydia psittaci 6BC genomic DNA includes:
- the yidC gene encoding membrane protein insertase YidC, with product MNKRSLLFVSLVGMAFVGCQIFFGYNDFRSCKALTEKQKTISEQVLAATKSMGLGVSPWTTHPDEEVNKNHYAVCVGDRLLLLNQGNSASSVYSSGSRWDLIEETTACDNIHVALYGETGESTVPSTTGKVFLPVTSEALPVLVVEFRNNQEPIVFLGQYKQDEGKVYNKDSQVYGTSLVFWRSGNEYLPLGIYNSKEERLESLDLPITKAAIFSSSLETNTDTHSGQYFVLSNEYMQLVISQESGAVEGINLPFSSEDSKSIVNEIGFDRDLKSQVPSEASFPGLPSVGPNNQVVSDTVGGYYPLLRRGILSDSKKRTPASYHALNIVSGRDLVNPVASGYRVSVFNGNVLELESYDGSIKKTYTLPEQQPYAFEVAVGLNRSSDDIWITSGVPEVEIMSNTFSPAIKYRVIKKNKGQLDKVKLPKSKDPLSLRSGIYPQWILNSNGYFGIILSPLTDIPAGYAAAYVSGNSVPTRLSLLYPKNQAYPASKYPGYETLLPLPKEEGTYRFLVYAGPLAEPTLKALDQAYTNPNGENPQYLDCITFRGLFAFITEPFAALLFIIMKFFKMITGSWGISIILLTVFLKLLLYPLNAWSIRSMRRMQKLSPYIQEIQQKYKKEPKRAQMEVMALYKTNKVNPITGCLPLLIQLPFLIAMFDLLKSSFLLRGASFIPGWIDNLTAPDVLFSWTTPVWFIGNEFHLLPILLGIVMFVQQKLSALKKKGPVTDQQRQQEAMGTMMALLFTFMFYNFPSGLNIYWFSSMLLGLIQQWVTNKILDRQHLKNEITVNKKKQR from the coding sequence ATGAATAAACGTTCATTGTTGTTTGTTTCTTTAGTTGGCATGGCTTTTGTCGGATGCCAAATCTTTTTTGGTTATAATGATTTTCGCTCTTGCAAAGCTCTTACAGAGAAACAAAAAACAATTTCAGAACAAGTGCTTGCAGCAACGAAGTCTATGGGGTTAGGTGTTTCTCCCTGGACAACACACCCAGATGAAGAAGTAAATAAGAATCATTATGCAGTGTGTGTTGGAGATAGACTCCTCCTATTGAATCAAGGGAACTCAGCAAGTTCAGTTTATTCTTCTGGATCTCGTTGGGATTTGATAGAAGAGACAACAGCTTGTGATAATATTCACGTTGCTTTGTATGGTGAAACAGGTGAATCGACAGTACCTTCAACTACAGGAAAGGTATTTCTCCCTGTAACCAGCGAAGCCCTTCCTGTTTTGGTCGTTGAATTTCGTAATAATCAAGAACCTATAGTTTTCTTAGGTCAATACAAGCAGGATGAAGGTAAGGTTTACAATAAAGACAGTCAAGTTTACGGAACTTCTTTAGTGTTCTGGAGGTCAGGTAATGAATACCTACCTTTAGGTATTTATAATTCTAAGGAAGAAAGATTAGAATCTTTAGACCTTCCAATTACTAAAGCTGCTATTTTTAGCAGTTCTCTTGAAACAAATACAGACACGCATTCTGGGCAATATTTTGTTTTGTCCAATGAATACATGCAACTAGTCATTTCTCAAGAGAGTGGTGCTGTAGAAGGCATTAACCTTCCTTTCTCATCAGAGGATAGTAAGAGTATAGTTAATGAAATTGGTTTTGATAGAGATTTGAAATCTCAAGTTCCTAGTGAGGCTTCTTTCCCTGGGCTACCTTCTGTAGGACCAAATAACCAAGTCGTCTCTGATACTGTAGGAGGATATTATCCCTTATTGCGTAGAGGGATTCTTTCTGATTCGAAGAAACGCACGCCTGCTAGTTATCATGCCTTAAATATTGTTTCGGGTAGAGACCTTGTCAACCCAGTAGCTTCTGGATATCGAGTTTCTGTCTTCAATGGTAATGTATTGGAATTAGAGAGCTACGATGGCTCTATTAAGAAAACTTATACACTTCCTGAGCAACAACCATATGCTTTTGAAGTTGCTGTTGGTTTAAATCGTTCTAGTGACGATATATGGATAACTTCGGGCGTTCCTGAAGTTGAAATCATGTCCAATACATTTAGTCCGGCTATTAAATACCGCGTGATTAAAAAGAATAAAGGACAGTTGGATAAGGTGAAACTACCTAAGTCTAAAGATCCTTTATCTTTGCGTAGTGGAATATATCCTCAATGGATACTCAATTCTAATGGATATTTCGGTATTATTTTATCCCCACTTACAGATATACCTGCTGGATACGCTGCTGCTTATGTTTCTGGAAATTCTGTTCCTACACGCTTATCCTTACTATATCCTAAAAATCAAGCATATCCTGCTTCTAAATACCCAGGATATGAAACCTTGCTTCCTTTACCCAAAGAAGAAGGAACTTATCGCTTTCTTGTTTACGCCGGACCTTTAGCAGAACCTACGTTAAAAGCTTTAGATCAGGCATATACAAATCCTAACGGTGAAAACCCTCAGTATCTTGATTGTATAACTTTCCGAGGATTATTCGCTTTTATTACCGAGCCTTTTGCAGCTTTACTCTTTATCATTATGAAATTTTTCAAAATGATAACGGGCTCTTGGGGGATTTCTATTATTCTGCTTACAGTATTTTTAAAACTATTGTTATACCCTTTAAATGCTTGGTCTATACGTTCGATGAGACGTATGCAAAAGCTGTCTCCTTATATTCAGGAAATTCAGCAAAAGTATAAGAAAGAGCCTAAGCGAGCCCAAATGGAAGTCATGGCTTTATATAAGACAAATAAGGTGAATCCTATAACAGGCTGTCTGCCTTTATTGATTCAATTGCCTTTTCTTATAGCTATGTTTGATTTATTGAAATCCTCGTTCCTTCTTCGTGGTGCCTCTTTCATTCCAGGATGGATTGATAATTTAACAGCTCCAGATGTTTTATTCTCTTGGACTACACCAGTTTGGTTTATTGGTAACGAATTTCATCTTCTTCCTATCCTGTTAGGGATTGTCATGTTCGTCCAGCAAAAGCTTTCAGCTTTGAAGAAAAAAGGACCTGTTACAGATCAACAAAGGCAACAGGAAGCCATGGGGACGATGATGGCTCTTTTGTTTACCTTCATGTTTTACAATTTCCCTTCAGGTTTAAATATTTATTGGTTTTCTTCTATGCTTCTTGGATTGATCCAGCAGTGGGTTACTAATAAGATTTTAGACAGACAGCATCTTAAAAATGAAATCACTGTTAATAAGAAAAAGCAAAGGTAA